In Bactrocera oleae isolate idBacOlea1 chromosome 3, idBacOlea1, whole genome shotgun sequence, a genomic segment contains:
- the LOC106624989 gene encoding replication termination factor 2, which produces MGCDGGTIPRRDELVRTAKKPEQKDKDAEREFRWLHCALTQEHLQEPIVMCGFGRLYSKQSIIEQLLEKEKKPESIKHIRTLKDIKTLKLTSNPSYTTEDKTEGLLDTRHAPYICKLIGLEMSGKFRFVALWSCGCVISERALKQIKRNDSGGSTCPLCLEPFSVEDVVVLNGSEEDLELMQAKMEIRNIKRKSSKKDKKGQDGVRNVGKLSIQKTFTEEKKQDFEKGEKCKKTEDQNDNTPSTSQSSTIGPNKLISNLKRSVVSENVLEDPELKRLRNNYSVAKDPKASDVYKSLFTTHKSEKEQSRAHWVTYNPFYN; this is translated from the exons ATGGGATGTGATGGTGGAACTATACCGCGACGAGATGAACTTGTACGCACTGCCAAAAAACCAGAGCAG AAAGATAAAGATGCTGAACGCGAATTTCGCTGGCTACATTGCGCACTTACTCAAGAACATCTACAGGAGCCAATTGTAATGTGCGGGTTTGGACGCTTGTATTCTAAACAAAGCATCATTGAGCAATTGCTAGAAAAAGAAAAGAAGCCCGAATCTATTAAACATATTCGTACCTTGAAAGATATCAAAACACTTAAGCTAACATCGAACCCGTCATACACAACTGAAGATAAAACAGAAGGTTTATTAGATACTCGCCATGCTCCTTACATATGCAAGTTGATAGGCCTTGAAATGTCAGGAAAATTTCGATTTGTAGCTTTATGGTCTTGTGGATGTGTAATATCGGAGCGTGCTCTTAAACAAATTAAACGAAATGACAGTGGAGGCAGTACATGCCCTCTCTGTTTGGAACCTTTCAGTGTTGAAGATGTGGTTGTTCTGAATGGGTCCGAAGAAGATTTGGAATTAATGCAAGCAAAAATGGAAATAcgtaatataaaaagaaaatccaGCAAAAAAGATAAAAAGGGCCAGGATGGAGTAAGAAATGTTGGTAAATTATCTATTCAGAAAACTTTTACcgaagaaaaaaaacaagattTTGAAAAAGGAGAGAAATGCAAAAAAACAGAAGATCAAAACGACAATACTCCCTCCACAAGCCAATCTTCAACGATTGGGCCAAATAAGCTGATTTCAAACCTAAAGCGTTCGGTTGTGTCTGAAAATGTATTAGAAGATCCCGAATTGAAACGTTTAAGGAATAACTATAGTGTTGCAAAAGATCCAAAGGCCAGCGATGTATATAAATCTCTGTTTACTACACATAAAAGCGAAAAGGAACAATCGCGAGCTCATTGGGTCACATACAATCCATTCTACAATTAG
- the LOC138856021 gene encoding uncharacterized protein, producing MPAPGRGMRDALNVELGREREYDPHELVQSVRTNVPGLFFLDVPGGTGKTFLMSLILATVRARSEIAVAVASSGIAATLLDGCSMTHSALKLPLNLQTTEKPTCNISKQSAIAKVLVTSKFIIWDKCAMAHKRALEALDRIQDLRNDSRCFGGSMILLSGDFRQTLPLNPRSTAADEIIACLKASNLWRYAKKLQLSVNMRVALLNDLSVDDFSKQLLTIGNGRVPVDESSGLISFPSNFCNFVSSKDELINKVFPDIIANHKNTKWLSKLAILAAKNKDVADLNIIIQNQIVGTLYSFKSIDCVTNEDEATNYPTEFLNSLDVPGLPPHNLQLRVGWIVIMIRNLNQPKLCNELFVASI from the coding sequence ATGCCAGCGCCCGGTCGCGGAATGAGAGACGCACTTAATGTAGAATTGGGACGTGAACGTGAATATGATCCACATGAATTAGTACAATCAGTTCGAACGAATGTACCTGGCTTATTTTTTCTGGATGTCCCTGGCGGAACTGGAAAGACATTCCTTATGTCATTGATTTTGGCCACTGTACGTGCGAGATCAGAAATTGCGGTTGCAGTTGCTTCTTCTGGAATTGCGGCCACATTGTTAGACGGATGCAGTATGACTCACTCAGCGTTAAAATTGCCATTAAACCTTCAAACTACTGAAAAACCGACATGTAACATTTCGAAACAATCCGCAATAGCCAAAGTTTTAGTAACATCAAAATTCATAATATGGGACAAATGCGCAATGGCGCACAAACGCGCATTGGAGGCTCTTGACCGAATACAAGATCTACGCAATGACTCGAGATGTTTTGGTGGTTCAATGATTTTACTATCTGGCGATTTCCGACAAACACTACCACTCAATCCAAGATCTACTGCTGCCGACGAAATCATCGCTTGCCTCAAAGCATCAAATCTGTGGCGATATGCAAAGAAACTTCAACTGTCAGTAAATATGAGAGTTGCATTGTTGAACGATCTATCTGTTGATGATTTCTCTAAGCAATTGCTAACTATCGGTAATGGACGTGTTCCTGTTGACGAATCGAGCGGATTGATTTCGTTTCCttcaaatttttgcaatttcgtcTCATCGAAAGACGAGCTTATCAACAAAGTATTCCCGGATATCATTGCTAACCACAAAAATACTAAATGGTTAAGTAAGCTAGCAATTTTGGCGGCTAAGAATAAAGATGTAGCtgacctaaatattataattcagaatCAAATCGTAGGTACTTTGTATTCTTTCAAATCTATCGACTGTGTAACGAACGAAGATGAAGCCACTAATTATCCAACTGAATTTTTAAACTCCTTGGATGTGCCTGGTTTACCACCGCACAATTTGCAACTGAGGGTTGGCTGGATAGTCATcatgattagaaatttaaaccaaccAAAACTGTGCAATGAACTATTTGTGGCctcaatttaa
- the LOC138856020 gene encoding uncharacterized protein yields the protein MIVRPIITYGAVAWVSKASQTSMGLQLSKLQRLACICASGAMRTCPTAALEVMLELTPLHIVIEQTAKQTLCQMTAQGFGKGKVISSQQMKALSDEMPLALLPRDSITKAVSFTRKFRVTFGSKVEWNDSTLDLLLTNSTIKWYTDSSKTAEGIGAGVAGPRTKLFIPMGSFPSIFQAEVYAISRCVEINLRRNYRNKSIGILSDS from the coding sequence atgattgtgagaccgatcataacatatggagcggtggcTTGGGTTtccaaagcatcgcagacttcgatgggacttcaactatcgaagctgcaacgacttgcctgcatttgcgcgtcgggcgcgatgcgtacgtgtccgaccgcagcactggaagtaatgctggagCTCACACCGTTACATATAGTGATCGAACAGACGGCCAAACAAACCCTGTGTCAAATGACAGCACAAGggtttggcaaagggaaggtaatctcgtcccaacAGATGAAGGCCCTAAGTGACGAAATGCCACTAgcccttcttccaagggacagcattaccaaagcagtaagcttcactaggaaGTTCAGAGTTACCTTTGGCAGTAAGGTGGAATGGAATGATTCCACGCTGGACCTCCTGCTAACGAAtagcactatcaagtggtacaccgatagctcgaaaacggcggagggaattggtgcaggggtcgcagGACCACGCACCAAGCTCTTCATTCCAATGGGAAGCTTTCCTAGCATTTTCCAGGCggaagtatatgctataagtcggtgtgtagagataaacctccgacgcaactatcgcaataagagtatcggcatactcagcgatagttaG